In Candidatus Schekmanbacteria bacterium, the following proteins share a genomic window:
- a CDS encoding tetratricopeptide repeat protein, which translates to HYNLAYIMESQLNDPDTAIEHYKLAIKYSPKKYAFAYKNIGKIYYEKGELDKAIEAYKMAIEKLPKDTLAYNDLAVVLTEKGLIEEAVEELKKALKLEPTNETVKRNLEKAYILLREKHKREKKNE; encoded by the coding sequence CATTATAATCTTGCCTATATTATGGAATCTCAATTGAATGACCCTGATACAGCAATAGAACATTATAAATTAGCAATCAAATATTCACCAAAAAAATATGCTTTTGCATACAAAAATATTGGCAAGATTTACTATGAGAAAGGAGAACTCGACAAAGCTATAGAAGCATATAAAATGGCAATTGAAAAACTTCCTAAGGATACGCTCGCATACAATGACTTAGCTGTAGTATTGACTGAAAAGGGTTTGATAGAAGAAGCTGTGGAAGAACTAAAAAAGGCGCTCAAACTTGAGCCAACAAATGAAACTGTAAAAAGAAATCTTGAAAAAGCCTACATCCTTCTAAGGGAAAAACACAAAAGAGAAAAAAAGAACGAATAA
- a CDS encoding replication-associated recombination protein A, which yields MRPVDLDEFVGQKHLLGENNILRKAINENSVGSIILWGPPGSGKTTLAKIICKRTDSLFVEYSAVTSGIKEIKEVIKKAKYLLESKGKKTVIFIDEIHRFNKAQQDAFLPYVEKGIITLIGATTENPSFEVIAPLLSRMRIYTLKPLSKSEILEILKKAINDSEKGIAKLNLQIDDNTLSYIASLSNGDARMALNTLEAAALSEKPDKDGKRIISQALIKEVLQSKSIVYDKDGEEHYNLISAFHKSLRGSDVNASLYWLARMLEAGEDPLYIARRMVRFASEDIGNADPQALTVALNSKSAVEFIGMPEGDLALAQAAIYLATAPKSNATYKAYLSAKEKVKEKGYLPVPLHLRNPVTDIMRKEGYGSGYKYPHNYKNAIVNQKYIPEELEGENFYIPSNRGFEKTIAERISYWKKKLKEMNKGNND from the coding sequence ATGCGACCTGTTGACCTTGATGAATTTGTGGGACAAAAGCACCTTCTTGGTGAAAATAATATTCTTCGCAAAGCAATCAACGAAAATTCCGTTGGTTCGATAATTCTATGGGGACCGCCGGGATCAGGTAAAACTACACTTGCTAAAATCATTTGCAAAAGGACTGATTCATTATTCGTTGAATACAGTGCTGTTACATCCGGGATAAAAGAAATCAAGGAAGTAATAAAAAAAGCCAAATATCTGCTTGAAAGCAAAGGGAAAAAAACAGTCATATTCATAGATGAAATACATCGCTTCAATAAAGCTCAACAGGATGCCTTTCTGCCTTATGTAGAAAAAGGAATTATAACTTTAATCGGCGCTACCACTGAAAATCCCTCATTTGAAGTCATTGCTCCTCTGCTTTCACGAATGCGTATATATACTCTTAAACCTCTTTCAAAGAGCGAAATTTTGGAAATCTTGAAAAAAGCTATCAATGACAGTGAAAAGGGAATTGCAAAGTTAAATCTCCAAATCGATGACAACACTCTGTCCTATATTGCATCATTATCGAATGGAGATGCAAGAATGGCTCTAAATACACTTGAAGCAGCTGCATTGTCGGAAAAACCCGACAAAGATGGCAAGCGAATAATTTCACAGGCACTGATCAAAGAAGTCCTGCAAAGCAAATCCATAGTATATGACAAAGATGGCGAAGAGCATTATAATCTCATTTCTGCATTTCATAAAAGTCTCAGAGGAAGTGATGTCAACGCCTCACTGTATTGGCTTGCAAGAATGCTCGAGGCAGGAGAAGACCCTCTTTATATAGCACGAAGAATGGTTAGATTTGCAAGTGAAGACATCGGCAATGCAGATCCTCAAGCATTGACCGTTGCTCTAAATTCCAAATCAGCTGTAGAATTCATTGGTATGCCAGAAGGAGACCTTGCTTTGGCTCAAGCGGCAATTTATTTGGCTACTGCTCCTAAAAGCAACGCCACATATAAAGCATATCTTTCAGCAAAGGAAAAAGTTAAAGAAAAAGGCTATCTTCCCGTCCCCCTTCATCTAAGAAATCCTGTAACGGATATTATGAGAAAAGAAGGATATGGCAGCGGATATAAATATCCTCATAATTATAAAAATGCTATAGTCAATCAAAAATATATTCCTGAGGAACTGGAAGGTGAAAATTTCTATATACCCTCAAATCGGGGATTTGAAAAAACTATTGCCGAACGGATTTCCTATTGGAAGAAAAAATTAAAAGAAATGAATAAAGGAAATAATGATTAA
- a CDS encoding YdcF family protein codes for MFKLIKRIFIIVIVLLCYQFHPQILGALSYILISEENPEKSSAIVVMSGDDAAGSRVKKGVELFKKGYAPLLILSGSKIGWNTYATEIMKKQARLENIPKERIITLKSEADSTISEAYQILRFCRRRKLKKILIVTSDFHTRRTAFTFRHLLDSKDIEILVVGTKNIKFDPSQWWKKRLYAKTFFLELCKLIWYCTAENFIFKNNSKLEKSGTEEVSASLDKLYNSHFSTIPGASSRAYNPCIAPIS; via the coding sequence ATGTTCAAGCTAATCAAAAGAATATTCATTATTGTAATAGTGCTGTTATGCTATCAATTCCATCCTCAAATTTTGGGAGCGCTCTCCTACATTTTAATATCAGAAGAAAATCCTGAAAAATCCTCCGCAATTGTTGTAATGTCAGGTGATGATGCAGCAGGAAGCAGAGTCAAAAAAGGAGTGGAATTATTTAAAAAAGGATATGCGCCACTGTTAATTTTAAGCGGCAGCAAAATTGGATGGAATACCTACGCAACAGAAATAATGAAAAAGCAGGCAAGACTTGAAAATATTCCTAAAGAAAGAATCATAACTCTTAAATCAGAAGCAGATTCGACCATTTCGGAAGCATATCAAATATTAAGATTCTGCAGGAGAAGAAAACTAAAAAAGATTTTAATCGTCACAAGCGATTTTCATACAAGAAGGACTGCCTTTACATTCAGGCATCTTCTTGATTCTAAAGATATTGAAATTCTTGTTGTAGGTACAAAAAATATCAAATTTGACCCATCACAATGGTGGAAAAAAAGACTCTATGCAAAGACTTTCTTTTTAGAATTATGCAAACTAATATGGTACTGCACTGCTGAAAACTTCATTTTTAAGAACAACAGTAAATTGGAAAAATCAGGCACAGAAGAAGTTTCGGCTTCACTCGACAAGCTCTATAATAGCCATTTCAGCACCATCCCCGGGGCGTCTTCTCGTGCGTATAATCCTTGTATAGCCCCCATTTCTTGA
- a CDS encoding 50S ribosomal protein L17: MNHLKGNRKLGRTTSHRIAMLRNMATSLFIHEKIETTLPKAKELRKVAEKVITLSKKESVHARRVAAKWLRDKKTLKKVFDEIGPRYASRNGGYTRIIRTRRRPGDGAEMAIIELVE, from the coding sequence ATGAATCATCTTAAAGGTAATCGCAAATTAGGAAGGACGACAAGTCATAGAATAGCAATGCTTAGAAATATGGCTACATCCCTTTTTATCCATGAAAAGATTGAAACAACGCTTCCGAAAGCGAAAGAATTAAGAAAAGTTGCTGAAAAGGTTATAACGCTTTCAAAGAAAGAATCTGTGCATGCTAGAAGAGTTGCAGCCAAGTGGTTGAGGGATAAAAAAACTTTGAAAAAGGTTTTTGATGAAATTGGTCCTCGCTATGCTTCAAGAAATGGGGGCTATACAAGGATTATACGCACGAGAAGACGCCCCGGGGATGGTGCTGAAATGGCTATTATAGAGCTTGTCGAGTGA
- a CDS encoding DNA-directed RNA polymerase subunit alpha has product MKIQGFHRPKRLECETETQTETFGRFIAEPFERGFGTTIGNSLRRILLSSIPGAAVTKVKIEGVNMKFSTLPGVVEDVTDIILNLKQLRVRLDSDDPKTVYIKAKGEGEVKASDIEHDNSVEIMNPDLHIATLDSDGELNMEIEIARGFGYVPAEKHENEDLPIGVIPVDSIFSPVKKVYYTVENARVGQDTDYDKLIMEITTDGSVKPEDALAQAAKILKDYMSVFINFEEEEEFIVEEEEEKKEDEEKQKMIANLCRSVDELELSVRSQNCLKNANIKTIGELVQKTEQEMLKTKNFGRKSLNEIKQILAQMNLSFGMKLDEWPIEQPVNTSDSEIDEEDIF; this is encoded by the coding sequence ATGAAAATTCAAGGTTTTCACAGGCCTAAAAGGTTGGAGTGTGAAACAGAAACTCAGACAGAAACATTTGGAAGATTTATAGCTGAGCCCTTTGAAAGAGGCTTTGGAACAACGATTGGCAACTCTCTTCGGAGAATACTCTTATCTTCTATACCGGGTGCTGCTGTCACGAAGGTAAAGATTGAAGGCGTCAATATGAAGTTTTCTACTTTGCCCGGTGTAGTTGAAGATGTAACAGATATAATTCTCAATTTAAAGCAGTTGAGAGTGCGACTTGATTCTGATGATCCGAAAACAGTTTATATCAAGGCAAAGGGTGAAGGAGAAGTTAAAGCTTCGGATATAGAGCATGATAATTCCGTTGAAATTATGAATCCTGACCTTCATATTGCTACATTGGATTCTGATGGAGAATTGAATATGGAAATAGAGATTGCAAGGGGCTTTGGGTATGTCCCTGCAGAAAAACATGAAAATGAGGACCTCCCCATAGGAGTTATTCCTGTAGATTCCATATTCTCGCCAGTTAAGAAAGTTTACTATACTGTTGAAAATGCCCGCGTTGGGCAGGATACGGATTATGACAAGCTCATAATGGAGATAACAACTGATGGAAGTGTAAAGCCGGAAGACGCACTAGCTCAAGCGGCTAAGATTTTGAAGGATTATATGTCTGTTTTCATTAATTTTGAAGAGGAAGAGGAATTTATCGTAGAAGAGGAAGAAGAGAAAAAAGAAGACGAAGAGAAACAAAAGATGATTGCAAATCTTTGCCGCAGTGTTGATGAATTGGAATTGTCGGTTAGGTCACAGAATTGCCTTAAGAATGCCAATATAAAGACAATAGGCGAGCTAGTCCAGAAGACAGAACAAGAAATGCTGAAAACCAAAAATTTTGGGCGAAAATCTTTGAATGAAATTAAACAAATTCTTGCTCAAATGAATCTGTCATTTGGGATGAAGTTAGATGAATGGCCTATAGAACAACCTGTCAATACGAGTGATTCTGAAATTGATGAAGAGGACATTTTTTAA